One genomic region from Ignavibacteriales bacterium encodes:
- a CDS encoding phosphodiester glycosidase family protein → MWSYYENQDFLLTIFLFTALIYAGSLDSVRVGPGVIQYHQVIDSGPWNINVIKIDIQNSWLKLQSVKSGDKLTAFEKTSSMAARNNYEEHRVVAAINGDFYNTSTGEQVGTQIANGELLKVTSDWLNVALDVNKNPMIGLQSFSGSVITSDSIKIISGVNKIRNTDELIIYNSFMGTTTSTNQFGTEVRVIPIDNWLVNDTIRCIIDTVVSGVGNISIGTNKAVLSGHGISSAFLVNNLFKDDTIKIVLNLNPALPKLEQLIGGNTWLVKDGTANPDNGDRHPRTSVGFNEDSTQFYMFVVDGRQPGLSVGMSYKELGDYMKLWGVHQGLNLDGGGSSTMVVRGAVVNSPSDIGGERSVANSLLLISTAPTGPLAHIRIQPEEIYTLGGSNVNLTASGFDQYFNPVSITSGSLFWSCDPAIGNITQNGVFTASFDTVSGYIYSSVGDIYDSALVHLTKISQITLEPNPVILQSGQSQQMTATAYDNYNNVILLQQTDFQWSVVGDLGSITSSGYFTATNTGSGEIIAKIDTIIGAASLTVGTSATIIIDDFSDLSGYTLTGTKVNLPQCSFVYDNTNFISAPSSGKLNYSLTTGGTSALYLNKEIQISGTPEKLSIQVYGDGKNHWLRGEFKDLDNEIFLINFTSADPGIDWINMWKYIEVNLSDAVPSWVNPNAILTFPIKWTRTYLVETDDTKKMMVQYP, encoded by the coding sequence TTGTGGAGTTACTATGAAAATCAGGATTTTCTTCTTACAATTTTTCTTTTTACAGCACTTATTTATGCCGGTTCACTAGACAGTGTCCGTGTTGGACCAGGCGTGATTCAATATCATCAAGTAATTGATTCAGGTCCCTGGAATATTAATGTTATAAAGATTGATATTCAAAACTCTTGGTTAAAACTTCAATCAGTCAAATCTGGTGATAAACTAACTGCTTTTGAAAAGACATCTTCAATGGCAGCTCGAAACAATTATGAGGAACACAGAGTTGTGGCCGCAATCAACGGTGATTTTTATAATACGAGTACTGGTGAGCAGGTAGGAACACAGATTGCAAACGGTGAACTGCTGAAAGTTACAAGTGATTGGTTAAACGTTGCTTTAGATGTTAATAAAAATCCAATGATTGGATTACAGAGCTTTTCAGGTTCTGTAATAACAAGCGACAGTATAAAAATTATTTCCGGTGTAAATAAAATTCGTAATACAGACGAATTGATTATCTACAATTCCTTCATGGGCACAACTACTTCAACCAATCAATTTGGAACTGAAGTTCGAGTTATCCCAATAGATAACTGGCTCGTTAACGACACAATCAGGTGTATTATTGATACAGTAGTGTCAGGTGTCGGCAATATCTCTATCGGGACAAACAAAGCTGTACTTTCCGGTCACGGAATATCAAGCGCATTTTTAGTCAACAATCTATTTAAAGATGATACAATAAAAATTGTCTTAAACTTGAATCCTGCATTACCAAAACTTGAGCAACTTATAGGTGGAAATACATGGCTCGTAAAAGATGGAACTGCAAATCCTGATAATGGTGACCGTCATCCTCGCACGTCTGTTGGATTCAACGAAGATTCAACCCAATTTTATATGTTTGTTGTTGACGGAAGACAGCCTGGACTAAGCGTTGGAATGTCTTACAAAGAACTAGGTGATTATATGAAATTGTGGGGAGTACATCAGGGTTTGAATCTTGATGGTGGAGGATCATCTACTATGGTTGTAAGAGGAGCGGTAGTTAATAGCCCCTCTGATATTGGCGGCGAGAGATCTGTTGCGAATAGTCTTCTATTAATCAGTACTGCACCAACAGGGCCACTAGCACATATAAGAATTCAACCAGAAGAGATTTATACCCTTGGGGGTTCTAATGTTAATCTTACTGCTTCTGGATTTGATCAGTATTTTAATCCTGTAAGCATTACCTCTGGTAGTCTTTTCTGGAGTTGTGATCCAGCAATAGGCAACATCACTCAAAACGGAGTATTTACAGCATCGTTCGATACAGTATCGGGGTACATTTACTCTTCTGTTGGTGATATTTATGATTCGGCATTGGTGCATCTTACCAAGATTTCGCAGATTACTTTAGAACCAAATCCAGTAATTCTGCAATCCGGACAGTCACAGCAAATGACAGCAACTGCGTATGACAATTATAATAATGTTATCCTTCTTCAACAGACTGATTTTCAATGGTCGGTTGTGGGCGATCTTGGCAGTATAACATCAAGCGGATATTTTACTGCTACAAATACAGGCAGTGGAGAGATAATTGCTAAGATTGATACAATCATTGGCGCAGCATCTCTTACTGTAGGAACATCTGCCACAATAATTATAGATGATTTTTCTGATCTTTCCGGATACACTCTTACCGGGACAAAAGTAAATTTGCCGCAATGCAGTTTCGTTTATGATAATACAAATTTTATTTCTGCCCCATCTTCAGGAAAACTTAATTACAGCCTGACCACCGGTGGAACCAGCGCTTTATATTTGAACAAAGAAATTCAGATTTCCGGTACGCCTGAAAAACTGAGCATTCAGGTTTACGGTGATGGCAAAAATCATTGGCTGCGCGGTGAATTTAAAGATCTTGATAACGAAATATTCTTAATCAATTTTACATCCGCTGATCCTGGTATTGATTGGATAAATATGTGGAAATATATTGAAGTGAACCTGAGCGACGCTGTTCCTAGCTGGGTTAACCCAAATGCGATTCTTACATTTCCGATTAAGTGGACCCGAACTTATCTTGTCGAAACAGATGATACTAAAAAGATGATGGTGCAATATCCTTAG
- a CDS encoding T9SS type A sorting domain-containing protein, translating into MSLDDFRAHFISTGIGSNDVFPKEFRLFQNYPNPFNGNSIIKYSIPKSSQVQIKVFDVLGNEIETIVNEEKPIGTYELNWNAANLPSGVYFYRLRAGDYVQTRKMILLK; encoded by the coding sequence ATATCCTTAGATGATTTTCGTGCACATTTTATATCCACCGGAATTGGAAGCAATGATGTTTTTCCTAAAGAGTTCAGGTTGTTTCAGAACTACCCCAACCCGTTTAACGGTAATTCAATAATAAAATATTCAATTCCAAAATCTTCTCAAGTTCAAATCAAAGTCTTCGATGTTTTAGGAAATGAAATAGAAACTATTGTTAATGAAGAAAAACCTATTGGAACTTATGAGTTAAACTGGAATGCAGCTAATCTTCCAAGCGGGGTGTATTTCTATAGATTGCGAGCTGGAGATTATGTTCAAACAAGAAAGATGATTTTGTTGAAGTAA
- a CDS encoding cation diffusion facilitator family transporter codes for MNTDRSAQMFAIRLSFAFGLLMLAMKWYAYYLTGSTAILSDAAESVIHVIGVGFAVFSLWYSFQPADEEHTYGHQKIGYFSAGFEGALIILAAIFIIYISVKRLIFGIEISNLDQGTYFTFAASVINLFLGGFIVWKGKKTNSIILVANGKHVLTDSWTSFGVVGGLLLTWITGWLPL; via the coding sequence ATGAATACAGATAGATCAGCTCAGATGTTTGCAATTAGGCTCTCATTTGCATTTGGACTTTTAATGTTAGCAATGAAATGGTATGCATATTACCTCACAGGCTCAACTGCAATTTTATCAGATGCTGCCGAATCTGTAATTCACGTAATAGGTGTTGGCTTTGCAGTATTTAGTTTGTGGTATAGTTTTCAACCTGCCGATGAAGAACATACTTATGGTCATCAAAAGATAGGCTATTTTTCAGCAGGTTTTGAAGGGGCCCTGATAATTTTAGCAGCAATTTTTATAATTTATATTTCTGTTAAGCGTTTAATTTTTGGTATTGAAATTTCAAATCTCGATCAGGGAACTTACTTTACATTTGCTGCATCGGTAATTAATCTTTTTCTTGGTGGCTTTATTGTATGGAAAGGAAAAAAAACAAATTCTATAATTCTTGTTGCAAACGGTAAACACGTGCTTACGGATTCCTGGACAAGCTTTGGAGTTGTTGGAGGTTTGTTACTTACCTGGATAACCGGCTGGCTTCCCCTTTGA